AATCTGGGCCCTTTTCTTTGTACCCCCACCTTGCACTCCTTTGCTGTCAGCAGCAGCATCTCTACCCAGGACCTATCCACTGGTCAATGCCTCCTCTgaatcatgtgactccctgagagctgccctatttttagaatattctgcagatgcactccatctgctggcagaagagTGTACACCACCTGAGCTGtgccagcactccctctggtggtgggttctgttacctgctagtcacatgacttACCCGATATAATGTTGCCTGAATAAGGATTTCTTttaggctctgcttccaggttcctgccTGCATTCCCTGATCCTAATTCCGACCCTTTGGTATACTGGCACTGGCTTTGCTTGACTATTCccgattgctgcctgccctgaccttttgctcTTGTACTACACTTTGGATCTAACCAGTCAGCTGTTACCACAACCAGGGCACCACCTCCAGTCCATCACCAGGGCGTACTGGTGAAGCCAGAGGCTGGTGTCTCTGCGCCCCATATATGTCTTTGCCAAGTGGGCTACTGACCCAGAGGGTCCAAAATCCCTCCCGATACACAGCAAAAACTGTATTTACTAAACTTTGCCCCCTTCATTactattggggggggggcacatttcATTTGGTTGTGgtacttctgctttaactactGGAGAAAAATTCCCACTTGGCAGCAAAGCATGCTTGGTGACCCTTTCTGATGACTCAGTTTATTGAGTTTTTCCTCCAGTGCATTTCATCAATAAAGTGTGGTCACCAACTCACCCCCATGCCTTGGATCATGAGGAACAGTGGCACCTCTATGAGATCCTGCCTCTGTTCTCTTTTTCAGTATGCTGGTGGCAAGGGATAATCCTGATTGGCTCGGAGAAGCTTCCTATACCCCCAATCATAGAACTAAATGTGAGCCTGGCATCAAGACACAACCAGGTGTGACGTATTAATGTATAACTTTAATTGGCATATCATCGGGTGTAATAGCATTTTTATAACTTCATGGTAgtttaattagaaataataaatcaaGGTCCTGACATGACTTTATTGCTTGAATCATGGTCACAAATTATTGACGCAGATATTTCACCATCTGGGAGTGATCTGTCATACAATTAGAATAAAAGGTTAATGGGTAACTTACTCCCTTCCTgccattatttcatttttgtttacacATCATACCAATTATTCAGCtgaatatttcaaacaaaatgtgGTCATATAATGGCTGATGTATTAAAAGCAGTCAAAATCAGATGAATCCATACCAGGGGTAAATGAATAACTGCCCCAATCTATTGCACCTGGTCATACGCTAATCCAGTCTTTCCTGACCATTTTACTATTGGGCAACCCTTGGTATAATTTttggtcttagggaaccccttccttaattactttatccaaagcACACAAATTATgagtgtggtcagtgggaagaattcctattacattgctggtcagggggaataacgtcacccttacagggagacaaaaagatcattggtgtcagttatactgacctgagaggaacaaactactagaaacctctggaggagccctggttgggaaTCAGTGCATGAAACAAGTTAACACCATGCACCCACCAACCAACAGAGACAACATTGGGCTGGGAACAATCCCTAACAACATCTAACCAATGGGAATGCCCCAGTGTTTATTGGGGTTGTTAGAATAAAAGAATTCTTATTAGAcggtgtttgtaaaaaaaaatgcatggcgATCCAACAAAGAGCAGAGTCATCAATTATCTAAGcctattgcacagtatttatataacaccaacatataacgcagcactgtacaaagtctatagtcatgtgactaggtgtccctcaaaggggctcacaatctaatgtccctaccatagtcatatgtctatactacagtctaaggtcaattatgggaggaagccaattacctaacttgaaatctgggaggaaaccagagtacccagaggaaacccacacaaacaccgggagaacctgcaaactccatgtagatagagGCCCGGCTGGGATTTGAGCCTGGGACCTAGAgctaggccagagtgctaaccactgagccaccgtgctgctcataTCCTATTGATATCTATATTCTAGTGATTAAATATTAGGAATTCtcttgttttaggattttttttcatttattatttaatctatCGTGTATGTATAGACAGCAATCTTAGAATcctccattaaaaataaacaagacaTTCTCACGAGCAGCCACAAGATGTCACATTGAACCTTTCCCATCACGTCACCAAATCTAGCGCTTGAGTAAGAGCTTGGTGTTGGGCTTCTATGGGGATCATTAGAAGGAAAAATGTTCCCctttattggtgttcagtggCTCTGGAACTTTTATAGACCCTTAGATCAATGGTAATAGAAATTCCCGAATTACAGCTACCAAAATCACTGCCCACGTTACCTGAATCTATACTTTTTCCTGTTACAATGCAAAAATTAGAAACCTTTTAGTGCTACATGCCTTAAAAGATGAAAGTGCTACTGAATCTCAACCAAagattttcaagttttttaagttagaattttttttttaggtgtttattggTAGCCAATGAAAGAGAAAGCAGAAAGAAGAAtctaaactgtttttgttttcaacaaaacACTCCGgagaaaaaatctttaaagacaAATTTTCCTCcgagatttcttctcacttcctgttgtgtgtaaAGTGCAGGAAGTGAGCAAAGTCTACCCAATGGcacacaggaaaagaaaaaaaaacacactaaggTTTTAACAATCATTCCTCAATCtatacaaaacagaaataaaaaaacgtTAGATACACATAAGAACAAACGTGTAGCTATGTAAATATGGACAGAACGATTGTTTGGTGAGGAGACTGTTCATGGAAAATACAATAGATTTATTCTTCGgactttgatacatttttctctcGGGTTCTGTGtattctaaataatataaaaatacctcCATGTGTAATCCCCCATGAGAATAACAAAGTAACAGATATGATAACCttgtataataatgaatataaatggcCTATATAGTGAACTAGTTGCAAAGTTGCTCTTGGTAAAGTCTTTTCAAAACCCAAGGGGGGGGGAGGGCATTTTATccataaatctgacattcaccaaactctCACTGGTAGAGAATATTATGGTGTCCAAACAGTAACAAtgaaaatcaaacaataaaaaatataataataaataaataattataataaaatattataagaaGAAAATCGGATGGGATACAATTGCTAAAATTAGGGGCAATATCAGTGTCTCATATTAATTTCACATGTCATTATTCATGTTACATAGCACAGGTGGTAAGTGTATCAAAAAAGTAAAGGTGGAGCACTAAAggcctgacacgtttcgcccagttgggcttcttcagagggAGATGAGACGTATAGATTGTTGCACTATCGTTCTGTAAAGCAATaccccaggtattttttttatgtcaaatacCATCTTGTAGGTAAGATCTCAAGTGCATCTGAAGTGGCACCCTTAAGTTCTTGATGCCCTGTGGATTAAACAGATGTTTAGAGCTATGACTACCCAGGGCCTCAGCAGTCCAAGGTATTAGGACCCTTGAAACTGCTTTCGGAGTCAGTGATATGAGGTTAGGACTCAAACATGCAACATCTATACATCTCACCTTCCTCTGAAGAAGCTCAACTGAGCGAAATGCGTAAGGACTGAGATGCTGTCCCATGAATGTACCTTTGCCTATTAAGCCCCTGCTAAACTTCTGAACCTCTTGGTCAGTCCAGCTTTCTGGTAGAGAATTAATCACTGCTATTGacaaaacatggacctggaaggttcacCACCAAAATGTTATGCCTAGACAAACTTTAGTGGGAGAGGGGTTGAAGACTCTTTGGGTTTTGCTCTTCCAATAAACATCCTTCaataagtttttttgtattggggtattattaatattactaaacagtatttatatagcaccaacatattacgcagcgctatgtccatagtcatgtgactagctgtccctcaaaggagctcacaatctaaagtcacttccatagtcatatgtcattaatacagtctaaggtcaattttagggaaagccaaataacctgtTTTTGTAAAGTTCTGAAGTATTGGATTGTACTAGAAAGTTCTAAAGTTATTCTATCAATATGACATCCAGGAAGAAGGGGAGGTAGGGGGTAAGTGAGGAGCTTCTTCTATTTTCGATCTCATCCAACTccagaaaaaacataattttagactTACCTTAAACCTTATTAGCTTCTGTAGTCAACCCATCGCCCAAGGCTTCCACCAGCCAGGACCCATCCACCATTTATGAAGATGACAAACTCACCTGCGGTCATTATGGTCAGCAGAGCGAGGACCCCCATTGGTGTAGAGCTGAGGGTAATAAGCCGAGGTGTCTTTGGGAAGGACAGCTTTCGGAGGTCTCTACATTATGTAGTCAGTGAAGACCTAAAGAAGGATCCCTCTTCTGGGCTTACAGAAATAGAGGAACTTAGGACTGGAACATCACATTGGCATGACATTGGTTGAGGAAagtagcaattattaatattatcattacacagtatttttatagtaccgacatagtatgcagcgctttacaaagtccatagtcatgtcactagctgtccctcagtcacatgtctttaatatagtctaacctcaattttaggaggaagctaattaacctaactgcatgtttttgtttttttggaatgagggaggaaaccggagtacccggaggaaacccatgcaaacatgggcaGAACCTACAAATTTCGTGTAGATAGTGTTGAGATTCGCAGCTGGGACCTagttctgcaaaggccagagagctaacctctgagccactgtgcaattagctgtttttttattattttaaatcctttttttttaaatttttttacaagatttcaaTTTTTTCAGTTGTAACATTTTCGTTTTCAAGTCTTCAATGTTTTGCTCCTCTAGGATGCCTCCATCTAAATTCTTCATATCATTTTCATGAATTGCCATTGACTATCAGCAGGAAAATACAGTTGACCTAATATTGTTTCCAAAGAAGTGTTACGATTTCCTGAACCTACCTTGGTAGGATGTTGTCCCCCAGCCAGTCACCCAGCACTCCATGCCACAGGGAAAGGTagtggaagaagatggcagacaGATGGGCCTGATGTATTCACTATAAGTGACAGGACTGGCCAGCTTAACCAAGGCAATGTCCCCAAGGTCTCCAGTGTGGTTATATTGAATATTAACAAAGAAATTATCTATGTTGACTGGTGTGTTGGAACTATCCATAGACAGTTTGTTGGTGCCTAGATACACAGTATAAAGCTGCGCTTCGACCGGCCTGTGGGGAGACAAGAAAAGATCAATAGGATGCAATCTGCTGGTCAACCTATTACAAATCAATTGACAATGTTTAGATTAATGGACTTCCTAAATCATTACAAATCCTAACCCCATACATTACACTTATACGTAAGATGTTTTAATACATCCCTGAAAAagattcattttgtaaaatataaatctacCCTTTCTTTCCCTAAGCTGTAAGAATTGATTTTAGAGCCCCAGACACGTGCGAGTATTGAATATTGTGAGTACTCTTGCTGTGTCTGCAtttcgggcctgatttattaaagttctccaaggctggagaggatacacttttatcagtgaagctgggtgatccagaaaacctggaaatgtattgaaaacatttgctagcaaattacttttaagaaatccattccaggtttgttgcatcacccagcttcactggtgaaaatgtatgttctccagccttggacagctttgatAAATTGGGCTCTTCTTCCGCCTGTATTTCTCCAGTGTTAGGTGTCATATAGGAAAATTGCTTTATAATGCAAAGCAGTCATGTCATGATACCAGATCACAAACTTGTAGAAGCAGGTAGGCCCTGGAGACATTTAGCTACAGCACACTTTCCACTATCTCCAGATAATGGGCCCCATGGATTGGACAGATAGACCATTGACTTTTGTTGATGGTGAGTGGTTTATAAAGGGTGTATAGAGGTCTCAGTTGGGCCAACAGATGAGATCTTGGTTTCCTCGCCCTGGCTCTGTTTTAGATTATGTCATCTTTTAGAAACTTGCAAAGGAAGACAGTTGGAGATCTCCACTGCTGGATCTGTTTACAATAATGAACGGCCAGTGACGTTTCTGAGGGTCCATAATACTAACCAATGTCTATGGGGCTCCTTAATGTAAATGACTCTTTTGTAAAAGGGGACTCTGATGAAAAGGGCTCCCCTCCTGTAAATGTGGACCTCTGGGACCTCTGATGTGAAAAGGGGAAGCTCTGATGTAAGTTTGTAGCCTGATGTAAAGGAGGATTCTGATGTCCAGGTGTAACGCGAGGACTCTGATTCAAAGGGGGTTCTCTGATGTGAAAGGTGGGCTCTGATGCAGGGAGATATTCCTTGTGAAGGGGATCTCATAATCTTGAAGGAACTGTATGTCAGGGACGTGTCAACAATTAGCAATGGCACTcatagatctgtagctagaagacCATCAATGGTGGTTCAGAGTTTCCATAGCAGGCTGGGTCTTCTATGATTGTAGGCTGTAATTATATTACTATCAATGACCTGTCATTCATAATGTAGGTACCACTTAGCAGGGTGAAACCAATTTGgttataccatatatatttattaacacaaagaaatcaattattttttagttataattaaaaaataaattataatttagttCCATCttcaatttttccattttattgttttttctttaataaaaataacaatgacttaAAGAAGaaacctaaatataaaccaaGCATAGCATTCCTTTATTTTTGATAATAGATTCCCTTTGACATGAAATGAAAACGTAGCTTCTATCCAATAAAACTTTGTACCATTAAACTGTCTTCTCTCCCCCTTCAGGCGACACAGTCAGCCTGCGAGGTGGGCAGATCCCGCGTCTATTGtccaaataacatttaatttattcCTTTCCTCTGCCAAGAGCACATCTTTGGATTATGATTTAAAGATGCAAATCGACCAAGGGGTTTTGGAGAACAATAGGAAAAATTATTCAATGCATTTGGCGGTATTGTTGGCACCTCCTCGAAATCCCTGAAAGGCATCTTACACCCATCTATTGCTCCATGAGAAGATAGTTTCATATTGAGCATTATCCTGTTATATAAAGGATGAGTGAAACTtggatttttttcattctttttaattcTAATTCTGCAATATTTGGGGATTAATCATTATAGGAACCATTACAGGTTGATAGGAAAGGTGGTTTTGGTGCTTTTTAATAGTAGAATGGTCTTCAGAAGGTTAAGGAAGTCTATTTTACTATCTTGAACCTGCTTTAGGTCTAACCCCATTAGTAACCCTAACCGTGGTGGTAACCTCAGTGTTATTGCTAAAGGGTATGTCAAGCCAAAACATTTGCAGAAGAGTAAGAACTCCTCTCTTTGATGCCAATAGAGAATTCCCTAGCATTCTGTTGATAAATGTTGTCATGGCACAACTACGTAGGGGAGTTCTCTTGGAGGCCTTAAACCTTCCCTACCtaccttctatatttattatttgtcgATAAGCAAAGCCAACCAGAAGGAACCAGACGTGGTTTATTACCAAAGGTGTACAGGGATTGGATGTGATTGATTGATCAATAAAACCATTTTAACACGGGaatgtctctttctctctctttcataTCTCACCTTTTCTCCCACCATGCCAGACATTCAGTAAGCATATAGAATGTCTCTATTAGAAGAACCATCCACAAATCTGTGTATGAAGACCCCCATGACAGTATTGTCAGGTCAAACAAATTTAGTTCAATCATTGCCCATAGACAGCAGTGGTAGCCTACGTATTTATTTGCTGATGAATGTACATAAATAATGTAGGCGAGGGAACGAAGACATACTCACCCATCGAAGCAATGAGCCGCGGTCAGCACCCATTGTGGTGCAATCAGGGAGCCCCCACAGACATGTATATTAGCATAGGCCAGACTGACTTGCCACGGCCACTCCCCTTCCAAAGCATTTGTTCCTCCGACTATGCGTCCAGAGCCCACAGGAGAGCCACAGACTGAAAAGTTTTCCGTGGAGAGAACCTGGCAGACTGAATGGACACAACAAAAGGGGGTGAACTGCTTATCCATTCATaattaaacaagaaaataaaacaacaaaacatggtATGGGTCAACGGCATAAAAAATTAAGAACCCCAGCACCAAAACAAATATACCTGCCTTGAGCACCACCACCCAGTCCATGGCCATGCATGTCTGTatttcatgtttgtattttttgggttTGTTATGcacttttcttttgctttttggatgaatgtatttctgtaaatagaaACTAAAGTTCTTCTGGCAGTTAACTTgacgtatgtatatatatatagctagtaCAAGAACATAAATCAGCATTGATATCAGGTTGCTGTAACCCTCTAAATAGCAGGGCTTAGTAATGAAGAGGCAGAAGCAGAATTCTGAGCTAATCATGACCCTACTGTATTGTGCTCATTGCTGGCAATCTAATCGTTTGctgaaaggagaagaaaaatcACACATAATGATTCATTTTAGTTGAGATTCCACTCTGgtgtaataaacaataaaaacctctCCCAACTCCTTATTGCCTATATACTGTAACTATAATAGTCATGTGCATAGGAAAACACAATCACCCCCCTTATATAATACAATAGTGCTAAAAACAACCACATTGTATGATATGGCCATACTCTGTTCAGAGGAAGAAGTGTCAGAGAAAAACAGAATTCTGCACCTGCAGTCAGCTGATCTATGGTAGAaggttttccacatttttttgaagcttctcttcttcttttcatacaataataaaacattcactttatGATGTGAAATGATTCTGGCCATCTTAGGGTCCATTAGAAAGTATACCAAGTCAAGTTAGCCATTTCAAGTACATATGTTCAAATGGGGGTTTGTTTCTAGAAGTAACAATAGTGTGGTAAGTATATTGAAGCAGGAGGGAAACTTTGGTTCCACCAACAGTCTTGAATAAGGTTGATGACCAATAGGGATGggcgagcgaaattttaaaattcgttctcgcggcgaattgggtcattttcgcttaccgaacatgttaGCGAGAAAGGGCTGTGTAAATTCGGACGTCAAGATTAAATTTTTTGgcacctgcaagagcaatcacgggagcggagctgacagcttgCCCTTATTTAGTTGAGGCTTGCcttcatttaacttctagtgcccagggatcgctctCAGGAGGATTGCATTGCAGCCACgatactcctcctgtaatgatttcctcgatcttcccatgggtccgcgaaatcagttcactgaaattttgcaaacccatcggaagttcgaggaaattttcccgagaatgtcagaggcaatCCCACTCATCTCTAGTGTCCAAGCAGTTTCGCCTAAAGTGGATCTGACACCTAAAAGGTCTCCCCTCAGtgttgaaacaaaaacaaaaaggcgATTCAAGAGGTTTGAAAATTAGAAGATGAAAATTCTTGCCCTACCCTGGCTTTCACCATTCACCCCCATCCTTCCAGAAATATGAAACCTGGTGCACTAAGTTGGAGCCTCTTCTTTCTAGCTTGTTGGCATTCAGCAATAT
The Pyxicephalus adspersus chromosome 7, UCB_Pads_2.0, whole genome shotgun sequence genome window above contains:
- the LOC140334863 gene encoding serine protease 27-like, with product MGVLALLTIMTAVCQVLSTENFSVCGSPVGSGRIVGGTNALEGEWPWQVSLAYANIHVCGGSLIAPQWVLTAAHCFDGPVEAQLYTVYLGTNKLSMDSSNTPVNIDNFFVNIQYNHTGDLGDIALVKLASPVTYSEYIRPICLPSSSTTFPCGMECWVTGWGTTSYQGRFRKS